CGAGGCGGCAATTTTATACCGCGACGGCCCGACCCCGGCCTGCCGGGGAAACGCCCAAGAAATTTAAGATAATTCGGGAAGGCCGGTCATTTGACGCCTACGGCGTCTGTGGCTGCGGCTCGATCATGTCGGTACGCAAGCGTCCCGCCGCGACACTCGCCTTGCACACTACTCCGGGTGGAATCCGGTGCCTACTTCGAGGAGGCTCGCGATGCGGCCCCGTGCGCGGATGGTGCCGGTGGTGGGGGCGGTCACGCGGCTCAGCAGCTTGAGGAGCGTGCTCTTGCCGGCGCCGTTACGCCCGATGATTCCCACGACGTCGCCCTGTTCCACCTTGAAAACCCGATGAGCGAGAGCCGCGGCCAAACTTGTTTGGCCATGGCCGAGCGATAAGGGTTTCTGCAAGTTGATGTCCTTCAGGGCCCACACGTATTCGCTTGCGCCCTTGTGTGCGCGGTCGTTCACTTCGCCCACCTTGAGGTAGGGGTCCTCGCGGCGCAGCACCTTGGTCTGCCAGTAGCCCGAAGGCGAGTGCAGCAAGAAAGAACTTGTTCTTTCTTATTGCCGAGCCAAGGAGCGGACGCCGTAGGCGTCAAAACCTGTTCAGGTCGTGGCTGAGCGTCCCGGTGCTCACTAGCCCCAGGCGGTACTGCTTGCTGATGTTCTCGAACTCGATCGCGGTCATGGTCTTTTCAAGGTCTTTAGTAAACCGCCCTGGATTGCCACGCCTCTATCGAGGCTCGCAATGACGTTGGCGGTCATCTTGTTGAGTAATATAGATTAAAAGGGACTGCCGGGAACCCAAATCGGAAAAAATGCGCGAAAAACGCGCGTTTTTCGCTGTCCCGGCAGGTCCCTTAAAATGGTGTTATTGGTGCCGACCCTGGGATTGAAAAAAATTTGTCTCAGACCTATTGACAAACAGGTTTTGAAAAAGTATATTGTAGTGCACAAGTGTGCATAAACCATGCACGAAAACTGATCAAAGACCCGCAATTTCAAGCCTGTTTGCGGGAAGGAGTGAAAGATGAAAGAAGGTGTGACCGTTGTGTCGGTTAAGAAACCTAGAAATCCCCTTATAAGAACCTGCTCAAGCCGCGAATGTACATCATTCTGGGGTAAAAGCGATTGAATTATACTTGACGGGGATTTGTAAATTATGTATATTATAAGTATAGAGATGAAGGTGCGGTTTGATCCGGGGAAGGCTCTCGTGGTCAAGCAGAAGCATAGCATCGATATGGAATCAGTAAGGCAAGAAATCCTTGCGGGCCGATTTGTCACTAGGATGGTTAATAACCAAACAGAACATAAGGGTCAAAGAATGTTTCTTGTTCTTGTGGATGGGTATGTTCATTGCGTTCCGTTTATTGAGGAAAACGATGGAACATATTTCCTTAAGACAGCTTTCAAAAGCCGTTTGTATCAAAGGAGGTTTGAAAATGGCGAACTCGAAATTCATAGATGAGCCGATTGATGACGAAGAACGCGCTTTGATGGAAGCGGTGGAAAATGATGAAACTGTTCCGCTCCCGCAAGAAGAGGAAGAACGGATTCGGGCTGACATTATGTCTGCTTCGGCGAAGAACATCACCATCCGTATGCAGCTTGATGATTTGAACGGCATCAAGAAAATGGCGAAGGCCGCGGGCATGCCTTACCAGACGCTCATCAATTCCATCATCCACCGTTACGTGACGGGCGGCATCGTGTTCAAAGTCGCGGTGTAGGCCTATTTATACCGAATTCGGTAACATTAGATTTAATGCTGGCGGCAATACGGCTGACGATGACGTTTTCGGCTTGGTTCACCTTTTTTATTTCCATTTTTTGTCAAGTTCTTTAAAAAAGTTCCTGTCGTTTCCAGCAAAGCAAAATTCATAGAATTCCGGCTTGTTTTCTTTTAGCCATTTGCATTTTGCTCTGATTCCTTTTCGTATATGCGAAATGTTTAGATGTGAGTATTTTTCGGCGGCGTGGATGATGTTCATTATGTCTGGTCCGCAGATACAAACGTCGTAGTTGCTGTAGTCTTCATAACCGAATTTGTCAACTTCCTTTTTTAGCTTTTCTTTGTAAGAGATGTAAATGAAATCATCTTTAAAAAGATGGTTGATTTTTGTCCAACGATACTGGATGTCTACAATTCCCGAAGTTTTGAGATATCCATCCATATACCAAATGACTCGACTGTGAATTTTGATGTAATCGTCAGGTAAATCTTCTGCCGTAATCTTAGTGGGGTATCGTCCGTGTGAGTAAAGGAATTTGTTTTCGGTATCCAGCGTCTCTCGAATACGTTTCCCGAATTTGCCTTGTGTGTAGATGTATGATCTGATGCGTTTTGTCATTTTACCTCCGAATGGTTGCCTTTGTCGGGGACAGTGCATGCCGAATATATATTTTTTTTAGAAAAATTACTACACCTATTGCATTATTTAAAATTTTAATATATATTATAGGTGCAGTAAAATTAATAGGATGAAATGCAGGTTGTGTTCGCAGACAAAGAATTAGCTCGCTGCGCGGGCGACAGGGCCTATGCTGTGCGAAAGTTGGGGCAACGTCGTGCGGATGTTTATTCGGTAAGAATAGACGCCTTGCTTCGAGCCGTTGATTTGGATTCATTGAAATATGTGGCGGGGCGTTTTCATGAATTGGTTGGCGACCGTGCGGGGCAATGGGCGTGCGATTTGGATCATCCGTATCGGCTTATATTCAAGCCGGTTTTAAATAGTGACGGGAATATTGTCGGATTGATTGTGGAACAAACTGTTTCTATCTTAGAAATTGTAGATTATCATAAGTAGGAGCTCTTATGCAGGTTTATAGATGTGATGAATTGGCTGTTGTGGTGCCTCCTGGGCGGCATCTTGCTGAAAAACTTGAAGAAATGGGCCTAGATGCGAATGACTTGGCTGCGCGTATGGGGTATACGCCCAAGGCGGTGAATGATATTTTGCAGGGCAATTGCCGCATTATGCCGGAAGTCGCAATCATGTTGGAGATGGTTACAGAAATCCCAGCTTCGTTTTGGCTGCGTAGCCAAATTGCTTATGATGAATACCTTTCACGCGAACTTATTAAGGCAACGCTTGAAAACCAACCCTTGTGGCGAAAATCTTTCCCGCCAGAATTGAATGCTCGTGATTGGGTGGAAAAAGACAAAGATAATGAGAAATCGGGCCTTTCGCTCCTCAAATTTTTCGCGGTGGCGTCCCCCAAGGCGTGGGACGGTTACTACAAGGATGCCCGCCTGAAGGTGGCGTTCCGCATTTCTCTTGCCGAGGTCAAGGACCCGTATGCCATGTCGGCATGGATTCGTCGGGGCGAGATTCTTTCGGATCAGGACCCGATGGAAAAATTGGGACAGATTCCTGTTCGCAAGCGCCTAAAGGCTGCACTCCCCGAAATCATCGCGTTTGCGGCGGCCAACAAGGTGCGCCCGAAGGGCAAAAAACGCATTACCTACTGGACGCCCGAGGCGGAGGTTGTTGACGACTGTATGACGGGGCTGCAGGAACTATGCCGTAAAATTGGAATTCGCGTGCTGTTCGTGCAGAATTTCAAGAGCGCCCCTATACATGGTATGTATCGCTGGTACAAGGATGTGCCATTGATTCAGTTGCACGACCGTTTTAAAAAGCGCGAAACGATGTGGTTTACGTTCTTCCATGAGCTGGCGCATGTGCTGTATCACGGAAAGAAGGGTATTTGTCTGCAGAATATTGAAATTACGCACAACTACCCCGAAAAAGAGGATGAGGCCAACTGCTTTGCGCAGAAATGCATGGTTGAAGCGGGATTTAAGGTGTAGAAGCACGGCAGGTGCGTTGCACTTTACACCGTGTCCATGAACGTGCGCTGTATCTTGTTGAATACGATTACGCCCAGGGCCAGGATGAAGGCGGCGAAGCCGGCGGTGTAGCCGAGGGCGGCCCAGCTGAATTCGCCTACGCCGAGCATGCCGAACTTGAACGTTTCCATGATGCTGGTGAGCGGGTTTGCCTGCATGAGCATTTTGAGGCGCGGATCCTCGATGGTGCTGAGCGGGTAAATCACTGGAGTCGCGTACATCCACAGTTGCACAATGAAGCTTAGTAAAAATGTGAGGTCGCGGTACTTGGTGGTGAGGCTGCTGAACAGTACGCCAAAGCCGAGTGCGAGCGCGGCGATGAGCGCTATGAGCACGGGTGTGAGCAGCGCGTACAAGTTAGGGTGCACGGGTGCGTCGGTGAAAATCATGTAGTACGCGAACACCAGGAAAAAGAGCCCCATCTGGATGCTGAGTCGCACGAGGTTGCTCGTGACGGTGGCAAGCGGCACCACGAGGCGCGGGAAATACACCTTGCCGAACATGTTCGCGTTCTCGATGAAGGTTTTGCTCGTCTGGTTCAGGCATTCCGAAAAGTATGTCCAGAGGCAGATGCCGGCGAGGTAGAATAGCGGCTGCGGTAATCCGTCTGTCGAAATTTTCGCGATGCCGCCGAACACGACCATGAACATGACGGTGGTCATGATGGGTTGAATGAAAAACCACAGCGGGCCGAGAATAGTTTGTTTGTACCACGTGACGATATCGCGCTTGACGAACATACGGTACAAATCGCGGTACTGCCAGATTTCGCCGAAGTCTACCGAGAGTAGGCTCGACTTTGGCTTAATGACTGTTGTCCATTCGTTTGTCTGTGCCGCGGCCATTTGCTTGCCCTAGAATGTCCGTTCGCGCACCACGTATTGCGGCGACTGGTTGATGCTGATGTAGATGCGGCCTACGTATTCGCCGATAAGCCCGAGCAGTAGCATAATCATGCCGCCCACAAAGAGGAGCGTGGCGAGCATGCTGGTGTAGCCCACGGGAACTTCGGGGTGCATGAACTTTTGGTAAACGACGAAGATGCCTGCGCCAAAGCCCACAAGGGCGCAGAGGATGCCGATGAAGGTCGCTGCACGGAGCGGCTTGACGGAAAACGCGGTAAAGCCGTTAATCCAGAGCCCGATTAGGCCTGCGATGGTGTAGCCGGATTCGCCTTCGATGCGGCGTCGGTGCTGGACTTCGACGTTGCCCAAGTTCTTGGTCGCTCGGAAAACAAGGCCGCTGATATAGGCGAAGGGGTGGGGGTAGCGCACGATCTCTTCGACGATGAACTTGCGCATTATAAAGAAGCTCGTAGTGCGCAGCGTCTTGGGCTGGCCGATGATGTTTTCGGCCATTTTCTTGTTGACCCACGTGCCAAAGCGGCGGAAGAGGTGCTGCGCGGAATGTTCGTAGTAGCCGTACACTACGTCATAGCCTTCTTCGAGTTTGTCAACCAGTTTGAATGTTTCGCTGGCAGGGGTTTGGCCATCGTCGTCGAGGCTTATCACGTAATCGCCGGTAGTTTGTGCGTAGCCGGCCATCAATGCGCAGTGCTGCCCGAAGTTCTTGGCGAGGCAGATTCCCCTGATATGGCTGTCTTCGGCGGCGAGGCGCTTGATGACTTGCCACACGCCGTCGGGGCTGCAGTCGTTCACCAGGATTATTTCGTAATCGGTGCCGGTGCGTGTCGCGACGGTGTCGCGGATTTCTTGCACCACGGTCTCGATGGTGTTTTCGCTTCGGTAGCAGGGAATTACAAATGAGAGTTTCATACGTTCTCCCATTTGTTGCTCTGTGCGGAGCGGGCGGCGGCCTGCATCATGGCAAGGCCTTCGAGCGATGTGCGGATTCCGCAAACATATTGGCTTGTAAAACGGCCTGTCTCGAAATATTGCCTGAGGCAGTCGGCGATATCTTTGTAGTAGTTGGCGAAGGCTTCGATAAAGCCTGCAGGGTGGCCCGCCTTGAAGCGGTTGTAGCGCTGCTGGTTTGCAATTTTCACGTCGCCGGTGCGGTCGCGCAGGCTTACGTTGCCCCGCAGGTCGCATGTTTTGAGCGTTTCGGGCTCCAGCTGGAACCATTCGGCGCTGCCTTCACTGCCGTACACGCGAATGCGCAGGCCATTGCGGTTGCCGAGTGCCGTCTTGCTGAACCAGACCTGCGCGCGCATGTTGTTGGTGTACTGCGCAAGGGCCCCTACGTTATCTACAATCTGCGGGAAAAGCCCGAAGGTTGCCTGGTCGGCAACGATGCGTTCCGGGCGCTCGCCTGTCAAAAAGTATATCATGTTGTGCAGGTGGCTGCCGAGGTCCAGCGAAATCTTCGGGATGACGGTATCCTTGAGGCGCCAGGCCTGCGGCTTGGGCGGCTCGTTGTGCGAACCCAGTCGCATAAAGCCTTCTTGCGGCATTTCGACTTGCACCTGCTGGATTTTGCCGAGTTTGCCGTCGGCGATGAACTGCTTGAGTTCGCGCACCATCGGGTAACCGGTGTAGTTGTATGTGGTGCAAAAGAATCCCTTGGTTTCGGCGACAACCTTCGCGATGGCTTCGCCTTCTTCGAAACTTGTGGCGAGCGACTTTTCGCAAATCACGGGGAAGCCTGCCCGGAGTGCATCGATAACGATATCTTTGTGCAGGTCGGTGGGGGCAAGCACTACGACGGCGTCGAGTTTGCCTTTTTCGGCTTCGAGGAGTTCGCGGTAGTTTGCGTAGGTGCGTTCGGCAGGTACGCCCCAGACTTCGGCGGTCTTCTTGTTCGTTTCGGCGTGGGTGCTGAATGCGCCCGCCACCAATTCAAAATGACCGTCCATCTGGCTTGCCGCCTTGTGGACTTCGCCGATGGCGGAATTGATGCCGCCGCCGATAAAGGCAATCTGGTAAGGTTCCTTTTTCATATTTCTGAATATAGGATATTAGATGGCGGATCAGGTCCGCCATGACGTTATTTCTATCGTCATTCCGTGCTTTTTTGCGTCATTCCGTGCTTGACACGGAATCTCCTAGAAGTTAATTGACTTTAATCTTCACTAAATCCGTCATTCTGGCGGTCTTGTCGGCCATTTCTTCGGAGGTATTGAATCGGAAGAATACTATTCCGGCCTTATATGTTAGTTTGTCTGCAATGGTTTCGCCGGGTGTGTACCACAGCAGTTTGTCGACGATATTCCCCTGGATTTCGGGGTCGAAAACGACTTCGCGGACGGTATCGCCCTTTTTTATTTCGGGGCCTGGCATTAGGCAGTGGCGTAGCCAGTAGCCCTGCGTGGGCTTATCCTGGATGCCAGAAATATCTTCGCCGGTTTCGGCCATCACAATGAATTTCGGGTAGTCGATTCCGGTGGCGTATTGCACGAACTTGATGTACAAATCGCCGGGAGCGCGGCGGCAGATTTCGATGATTACGGGAGTGCCGTCGGCTTTTTCGATGTACTGGATGTGCAAAATGCCGTCGACCAAGTGCAAATCGCTGGCAATGCGTTCGCAGTAGTTGCGGAGTTTTGCGAGAGTCTCGTTGCTCGATGTGCTCGGCGAGTTCGCTCCGCTCACCATGTACTTGTTCATAAAGTACTGCTCGTTATCGGCGAATGCAAATGCGACTTTGCTCTTCACGAGCATGGCAGAAAAACCGTGGTTTGTGCCGGTGACGAACTCCTCGACCACGATGTGGTCTTGCCGTGTGCGGCTGCAGGCGTCTTTGTAGGCGGTGCGTGCTTCTTCCGGGTTGTTCGCACGGTGGATTCCTTTGCCGCCGGTGAGGTCAACGGGCTTGACGATGATGGGGTAGGTGAGGCTTGCGATGGCTTTGTCAAATTCAGTGCTGCTTGCGGCGTCCGTGTTTGCGACATCAACTGTAATGGCGCGCGGTGTCGGGATGCCGAGCCTTGTAGCGAGCGCGCGGTACTTGTCCTTGTGGTGAATCTCTAGGCTTGTCGCGTAACTGTCGTGCCCTGGCAATCCGAGTTTTTCGCTCACGTAAACGGTCGAAAGCAACGAGAAGTCGTTGCATCCGGAGCAAACCGCCTGAACACCTTCGGTGCGTGCTAATTCAAGCATCGCTTCTTTGTCGCTGAAGTCTGCAAAAACCGTCTTGTCGGCATAAGGGTGCCCGAGACCGTCGCGGTTGTTACCCGTAGTAATCACGTACCAGCCGAGTTCTTTGGCGGCCTTTATCATCGGGATTTCGGCGTGGCCGCCGCCTAAAATGAGAAGCTTCTTGGACGTCATGCGCAGGCCCTTACTTCCCGAAGAATTCCTTCACTTTGCCGCACACGAATTCCAGGTCGGCGGGCTTGAGGCCATAGAACATGGGCAGGCGCAACAGCCGGTCGCTTTCGCGGGTGGTGCAAATGTCTTCGCCGTAGAATCGCCCGAACCGCTTGCCGGCAGGGGCGTTGTGGAGCGGCACGTAATGGAAAACAGCGAGAATTCCGTTCTGCACGAGGTGTGCGATGAGTGCGGTTCGCGTCTTGAGGTCGGCAACTTTCAGGTAGAACATGTGCGCATTGTGTACGCATTCTGCCGGAATGTAGGGGAGTTGCAAATCGCCTGCGTCGGCGAGCAGCTGCAGCTGTTCGCGGTAGGCGTTCCAGCTGGCCATGCGGTTGTCGTAAATCTTCTGCGCGTTTTCGAGTTCGGCGTACAGGTATGCCGCATTCAGTTCGCTCGGCAGGTAACTGGAACCGAGCTCGACCCAGGTATATTTATCTACTTCGCCGCGATGGAACTGCACGCGGTTAGTTCCTTTTTCGCGGATGATTTCGGCATGGTCGGCGTATTTCTTGTCCTTGATGAGGATTGCGCCGCCTTCGCCCATGCTGTAGTTCTTGGTTTCGTGATAGCTGTAGCAGCCAAAGTCGCCGAGGGCACCGAGAGAGCGCCCCTTGTAGGTAGACATCATTCCCTGCGCAGCGTCTTCGATAACATAAAGGTTGTGGCGGCGAGCGATGTCGTTAATCGTGTCCATCTCGCAGGCAACGCCGGCGTAATGCACCGGTACGATGACCTTTGTCTTTTCGGTAATGGCACCTTCGATGAGTTTTTCGTCCAGGTTCATCGTGTCGGGCCGGATGTCTACGAAAACGCATTTTGCTCCGCGCATCGCGAAGGCGTCGGCGGTACTCACGAACGTGAACGAAGGCATGATGACTTCATCGCCGGGCTGTATGCCGCAAAGCAGCGCCGACATCTCGAGCGCATGCGTACAACTGGTGGTAAGGAGCGCCCGCGCAACTCCGGTCCTGTTTTCCAGCCAGGCGTGGCATTTCTGGTTGAACTGCCCATCGCCGCAAATACGTCCGCTTTCGACGGCCTGTTTTACGTAATCAATTTCGGGCCCCACGAAGGGCGGCTGGTTGAAAGGAATCTTAATCATCGCTGCTTGAAATATACACACTTGAACCCGCGCGGTCAATGAAATCCAAACGCGACTTATCCCAACTTGGAATGAATAGAAACCCCCGCCCTTGGGGCGGGGGTTTTAAACGTCATGGCGGGCTTGACCCGCCATCTCCTTACTTCTTCAGGAATTCATTAATTCCAGCGGCAGCACGGCGACCCTCACCCATGGCGAGAATGACCGTAGCAGCGCCGAGCACGATGTCACCACCGGCATAAACCTTCTCCATAAAGGTCTTGTTGGCGGTTGCATCTTCGAGAAGGATGTGACCCTTCTTGTCGACGGAGAGTTCCGGCGTGGTGTTGCTGATAAGCGGGTTGGAACCGTTACCGATAGCAACGAGCACGGTGTCGCATTCGATTTCAAAGCTTGCACCTTCGACCTTGACCGGACGCGGACGGCCCTTTTCGTCAGGTTCGCCGAGTTCGTACTTGTCGACGAGCATGCCACGAACGTGGCCGGCTTCGTCGCCAAGAATCTTGGCCGGGTTCTGCAAGACGCAGAATTCGACACCCTCTTCCTGGGCATGGAGAACTTCTTCCTTACGGGCCGGAAGTTCGTTCATGCTGCGGCGGTAAACGATGCGGACCTTTTCGGCACCGAGACGGAGAGCCATACGGGCAGCGTCCATAGCGACGTTACCACCACCGAGAACCACCACATTCTTGCCGGGCCACATCGGAGTATCGGCATGTTCCTTGTCGTAGGCGCGCATGAGGTTGGCGCGGGTCAGGTATTCGTTAGCGGCGAACACACCGACGAGGTTTTCACCTTCGATGTTCATGAAGAGCGGGAGGCCTGCACCGGTACCGACGAACACGGCATCGAAACCATCCTTTTCAATCAAGTCCTTGAGCTTGCGGGTACGACCGATGACAAAATTTGTCTCAAACTTCACGCCCATGGCTGCGAGAGATTCGATTTCGTTGTCAACGATCTTCTTGGGCAGACGGAATTCAGGAATGCCGTAGCGGACCACGCCACCGAGCTTGTGGAAAGCTTCGAAGATGGTCACGTCGTGGCCTTCGCGGCGAACGTCGGCAGCGACGACCAAGCCAGCAGGACCGGAACCGATAACGGCAACCTTCTTGCCGGTAGCGGGCTTCACGGCCGGCACAGAGGCGCCACCGTTGTTGCGTTCGTAGTCGGCAGCAAAGCGTTCCAGGCGGCCGATAGCCACAGCCTGGTTCACGTCCTTGTGCATCTTGCCCATGGTGCAGTTCATCTGGCACTGGCGTTCCTGCGGGCAAACACGGCCGCAGATTGCCGGGAGCAAGCTGGTTTCCTTAATCTTTGCGATAGCGGCCTTGAAGTCACCTTCGGCAATCTTTGCGATGAAGGCCGGAATGTCGATGTGCACCGGGCAGCTTTCGACGCAAGGCTGGTTCTTACAAGCGAGGCAGCGGTTAGCTTCCACGATAGCCTGAGCTTCGGTGTAACCCTGAGCCACTTCTTCCATCACGCGGGCACGGTAGCTGGGTTCAAGCTGCGGCATCGGCTGGGCCGGAATGGCAGTCTTGTCCTTCGGCTTGAGCGGCTTCGGGAGGGCGTTAATCTTTTCAAGTTCCACCTTGGCGGCGGCGTCCAACTGTTCACGAGTCAAATGTTCAGACATTACTTGCTCTCCTTGGCCTTTGCGTCAGCCATCTTATCAATGTTGCACTTGTGGCCGTCATTGGCACCGAAGCGGTGCAAGGCTTCCTGTTCCTGGGGCTTGAAGGCGCCCATACGCTGGAGCATGTTGTTCCAGTCGACCTCGTGGCCGTCGAATTCCGGGCCATCGACGCAGACGAACTTCGTCTTGCCGCCGATAGTCACGCGGCAGCCACCGCACATGCCGGTCCCGTCCACCATGATGCTGTTGAGGCTCACGACGGTCTTCACGCCGTAGGGCTTGGTGGTGAGGGCGCAGAACTTCATCATAACCGGAGGACCGATGGCGAGCACCATGTCGGGCTTGCCCTTCGTGTCTTCGCAGAGTTCCTTCAGCGGTTCGGTCACGAGACCCTTGCGGCCGTAGGAGCCGTCATCGGTCATGAAAATGATTTCGTCGGCGAGGGCGGTCATTTCTTCCTTCATGAGGAAGAGGCTCTCGTTACGGGCACCCATGATGATAGTGACCTTGTTGCCGGCCTTCTTCATGGCCTGGACAATCGGGTGCATCGGGGCAATGCCCACGCCACCGCACACGCAAACCACGTGGCCAAAATTCTCGATGTGGGTCGGGGAACCCAGCGGGCCCACGAGCACCGGGATATCGTCACCGACTTCGAACTTGGAAAGTTCGGTGGTGGTCTTACCGACGGTCTGGAAAATCAGGGTGATGGAGCCTTCAGTCGTGTCGGCATCAGCGATGGTGAGGGGCACGCGTTCGCCGTTGTCCTTGTTCGTCTGGAGGATGATGAACTGGCCGGCCTTACGCTCTTGAGCGATCAGCGGGGCCTCGACGCGGAATTGGAATACCGCAGGAGATAACTGTTTTTTAAAGAGAATTTTTGCCATAGTGGGTCGAAAAATAGAAAAAATCAATCCATTTCATGACTTTTGAGCCTAAATGGGTGATTGATTTTTTTGAAAAAGAGGTTTTTAGTATGAAAATGCTGCGGGAGGGGCCCCAGCTCAGAGTTGCGAAGGCCGCACGGGCCCCTCCCTGCACCCTCCCCATCCTTGGCCGACGCATCTTAGGTATCAGGTGTTTATCGCTGTTTTAAATATGCTTATCGCATTAAGGGAGATGTATTTGCAGGTTGTTACTTTTGCAGGAACGCGAGGATGCGGTCCTTGTATTCCTTGATTTCGTCGAAGGCGGCGTGGCCGTAGCCCTCGAACATCTGGAATTCGTATGGGACATTCGCAGCCTTCAACCGCGCCACAATCTTGTCGGAGGCGATAGGCAGAACGACGCGGTCTTCGCTTGCGGCAAGTACGAGCACCGGGCACCTGATGCTTGCAAGCATGTCGCCGGTATCCACGTTATCGCACTCGCGGGCGAATATGGCGAAGCGGTCCATGTCGGCTTCGGAAACGTCCTTGTACATGGCACGTAGCGCGCGGCTGTAGCGTTCAGCGAACTTCGACGAGAAGCAGTCGCGGATGAAGGCTTCGACGAGTCCCTCGCGGTCGTGCGCGCGGGCAAGGCGCGCCCAGTTCCCGATGACTTCAAGCTGTTCCGGTTCCGGCTTCGATGTCGAACAGCCGAGCACGAGTTTCCACACGAGTTCCGGGTGCGTCGCCGCGATATGCTGGGCCACCATGCCACCCTGCGAAACGCCGTAGAGCGCCACGTCCTTGAGGCCGAGCGCCTGCATGGCAAGCACCTGGTCGCGAGCCATCTCCTCGAGGGAGTAACCCGGGTCAACATCCTTGCGCCGGTCAAAAAAGTAGAGCGTGTAGCCCTCGGTGAACATCTTGTAAGGCACCTGCAGGGAGGCTGCGGATTTCATCACGCTCTTGATGGCAAGCCCCGGAATAATCACGAGGGCGCGCGGGCCGTTGCCGAACTTCGCGTATTCCATCTCGAATCCGGCGGTGCGGACACACTGTACAAGTTCTTCGCTCATGCCCTAAAAGATAGATACATATCTTGCGAACGAAAGCCGTTTTTTCTTATTATTACAGTGTCAAGGAGTCGCCATGAACAAAATTTTCGCTATCCTCGGATCAATAACGCTTTCGATGCTTGTCGCCGCTTGCAGCGACACCAAGACCGCCAAGGAAACCGCTGAAACTGCCGCGCCGGCAAATACCGCTGTCGCGGAATCCGAGACGCCCGCTGCCGATGCTTCGGCTGGCTCAGCAACCTTCGCACAGGTCGAAGGTACCAAGACGCTCACGCTTTCAAATGGGGCGAGCGTCACCTGGATTCAGGACAACGAGGGCGAAAAACTGAATCCGCGGAGCCTCTTCAGCGATGCGAGCGACTCCCTCTACAACAGCCTGAACATGCCCGACGGCATCCCGGCCAGCGTGAGCACGTTCCTCGTGAAGGTCGATGGCAAGTACATATTGTTCGACGCAGGCCTCGGGGCTTTCGGCGGACAGCTCCAGAAGCGCCTCGCCGCTCTCGGCGTGAACCCCGACAGCATCGGGCTTATCTACCTTACGCATTTCCATGTGGACCACATCTCGGGCCTTGTCGCAAAGGATGA
The sequence above is drawn from the Fibrobacter sp. UWR2 genome and encodes:
- a CDS encoding type II toxin-antitoxin system RelE/ParE family toxin — translated: MQVVFADKELARCAGDRAYAVRKLGQRRADVYSVRIDALLRAVDLDSLKYVAGRFHELVGDRAGQWACDLDHPYRLIFKPVLNSDGNIVGLIVEQTVSILEIVDYHK
- a CDS encoding ImmA/IrrE family metallo-endopeptidase, which produces MQVYRCDELAVVVPPGRHLAEKLEEMGLDANDLAARMGYTPKAVNDILQGNCRIMPEVAIMLEMVTEIPASFWLRSQIAYDEYLSRELIKATLENQPLWRKSFPPELNARDWVEKDKDNEKSGLSLLKFFAVASPKAWDGYYKDARLKVAFRISLAEVKDPYAMSAWIRRGEILSDQDPMEKLGQIPVRKRLKAALPEIIAFAAANKVRPKGKKRITYWTPEAEVVDDCMTGLQELCRKIGIRVLFVQNFKSAPIHGMYRWYKDVPLIQLHDRFKKRETMWFTFFHELAHVLYHGKKGICLQNIEITHNYPEKEDEANCFAQKCMVEAGFKV
- a CDS encoding ABC transporter permease; the protein is MAAAQTNEWTTVIKPKSSLLSVDFGEIWQYRDLYRMFVKRDIVTWYKQTILGPLWFFIQPIMTTVMFMVVFGGIAKISTDGLPQPLFYLAGICLWTYFSECLNQTSKTFIENANMFGKVYFPRLVVPLATVTSNLVRLSIQMGLFFLVFAYYMIFTDAPVHPNLYALLTPVLIALIAALALGFGVLFSSLTTKYRDLTFLLSFIVQLWMYATPVIYPLSTIEDPRLKMLMQANPLTSIMETFKFGMLGVGEFSWAALGYTAGFAAFILALGVIVFNKIQRTFMDTV
- a CDS encoding glycosyltransferase family 2 protein; this translates as MKLSFVIPCYRSENTIETVVQEIRDTVATRTGTDYEIILVNDCSPDGVWQVIKRLAAEDSHIRGICLAKNFGQHCALMAGYAQTTGDYVISLDDDGQTPASETFKLVDKLEEGYDVVYGYYEHSAQHLFRRFGTWVNKKMAENIIGQPKTLRTTSFFIMRKFIVEEIVRYPHPFAYISGLVFRATKNLGNVEVQHRRRIEGESGYTIAGLIGLWINGFTAFSVKPLRAATFIGILCALVGFGAGIFVVYQKFMHPEVPVGYTSMLATLLFVGGMIMLLLGLIGEYVGRIYISINQSPQYVVRERTF
- a CDS encoding Gfo/Idh/MocA family protein, coding for MKKEPYQIAFIGGGINSAIGEVHKAASQMDGHFELVAGAFSTHAETNKKTAEVWGVPAERTYANYRELLEAEKGKLDAVVVLAPTDLHKDIVIDALRAGFPVICEKSLATSFEEGEAIAKVVAETKGFFCTTYNYTGYPMVRELKQFIADGKLGKIQQVQVEMPQEGFMRLGSHNEPPKPQAWRLKDTVIPKISLDLGSHLHNMIYFLTGERPERIVADQATFGLFPQIVDNVGALAQYTNNMRAQVWFSKTALGNRNGLRIRVYGSEGSAEWFQLEPETLKTCDLRGNVSLRDRTGDVKIANQQRYNRFKAGHPAGFIEAFANYYKDIADCLRQYFETGRFTSQYVCGIRTSLEGLAMMQAAARSAQSNKWENV
- a CDS encoding acetyl-CoA carboxylase biotin carboxylase subunit family protein, coding for MTSKKLLILGGGHAEIPMIKAAKELGWYVITTGNNRDGLGHPYADKTVFADFSDKEAMLELARTEGVQAVCSGCNDFSLLSTVYVSEKLGLPGHDSYATSLEIHHKDKYRALATRLGIPTPRAITVDVANTDAASSTEFDKAIASLTYPIIVKPVDLTGGKGIHRANNPEEARTAYKDACSRTRQDHIVVEEFVTGTNHGFSAMLVKSKVAFAFADNEQYFMNKYMVSGANSPSTSSNETLAKLRNYCERIASDLHLVDGILHIQYIEKADGTPVIIEICRRAPGDLYIKFVQYATGIDYPKFIVMAETGEDISGIQDKPTQGYWLRHCLMPGPEIKKGDTVREVVFDPEIQGNIVDKLLWYTPGETIADKLTYKAGIVFFRFNTSEEMADKTARMTDLVKIKVN
- the rffA gene encoding dTDP-4-amino-4,6-dideoxygalactose transaminase, whose product is MIKIPFNQPPFVGPEIDYVKQAVESGRICGDGQFNQKCHAWLENRTGVARALLTTSCTHALEMSALLCGIQPGDEVIMPSFTFVSTADAFAMRGAKCVFVDIRPDTMNLDEKLIEGAITEKTKVIVPVHYAGVACEMDTINDIARRHNLYVIEDAAQGMMSTYKGRSLGALGDFGCYSYHETKNYSMGEGGAILIKDKKYADHAEIIREKGTNRVQFHRGEVDKYTWVELGSSYLPSELNAAYLYAELENAQKIYDNRMASWNAYREQLQLLADAGDLQLPYIPAECVHNAHMFYLKVADLKTRTALIAHLVQNGILAVFHYVPLHNAPAGKRFGRFYGEDICTTRESDRLLRLPMFYGLKPADLEFVCGKVKEFFGK